A segment of the Salvelinus namaycush isolate Seneca chromosome 3, SaNama_1.0, whole genome shotgun sequence genome:
tggcCAACTAGCTACTGTAACTACCTAAAACATTCCAAAACTGTGAGTTCACAAGTTGCTATACGTGGACTATCCCATTGTTTCAAGCGGGCAGATAACTTCAGACATAGATAGCACTGGGAGGGCAATTAGCCAGTCTACTTTACTTTGACCAGTTGGGTAACAAGCAAACCTTTACTACTACCACCTAATTGGTAGCTAACGTTGGCATCACAACTTGGCTGATGATGGATGTGGCTCATTCATGTGAACTTAGTAAAACAAGCTGGTTAACTTGCTAGGTAATATAACATCCCTGAACAGCTAGGCAGGACTGTTATAGCATTTAAAATGTTTACCGTTTCCATCACTGGCGGAGACTGAGAGAGCAGGGGATGATAGTTTAGGCCTCTTGGCTGAAGGCGGGCCGGACTCCAGAACATTATCGGCCATATTTTTTCACGAATTAAAAAATAGCTATATATCCACAAAGGATTGGCTTATTCCCTTGTTTGCGTCTGAGTTCTTTCAAACTTCCcttctgtaaatgtttgtgaTTCTTCCCCCACCGTTTAGGGACGGTAGGGGGAAAGGAGGCAATTGCGATACACTCTTCCTTTCAGGGTTCCCACTCTCGATCTATGCTTAGCCGTCGCTATCAATCCCCCTCCCCTGTCGGAGATGTTGTTCCTTTATAGATTTCTCCGAGTTTAGAAGGAGGGAAGGTGGAGTCGATGAAAAAGACAAGCAAGTAGGCCTTCGACAATCTCATTTAGCCTCTTTGGCGTTGGAAAAATGGTCCCAAGACCTGTCCTCCATGGCAGCATCAGTCTTTTCCGCCATAGTCGCCGGCGAAATCGAGTGTTTAATTCTAGAGCACTCCACTCAGGGGTCGTGTCCAGGGAAGCAAAATGGGAAACGCGATAAAGAACGCAAGCAAACCGTACCCCAGTGGTAGGTACCTTTGGGGGCCTCGTCTCATGCAACAGTTATGAGGGACCCGAAAACGGATAAATCTTCCACTTTGTCTGAATTGCCATTACAGTCAATGCAATTTGATCCCAACATTACCACAAAGTAATGAGTTGTCAAATAATACAATTATGGCGTTAGGTCCTTAGTCTAATAAAAAAAACACGGATGAATGTGTCCGACAGTGACAGAATATCAAAATCATCCCCATACGTAAATTGGGATCGTCAAGAAACAAGAACTTGATAGGCTTATCTATATTTGGGGCTATGAAACCGGGATACCCAGTCCCAATGAGTGATAGTGGTTTAAGATGCATTTAAAGCATGGGTTAAAAACCTCATTCAACATTGAAAACAATTCGCATCGTCTTTTAGATAAATACCATTGTATAGGGGTGCAATTCAAATCTGAAAAAAATAATACAGTGACGCTGACTGATCAAGTTCCGTTCTCCAATAGATTGTACTACACCTATGGGCTCCTATTCGATAAATTAATTCCATGCATTTAATAAATTTCCCTTACCATCTACTTGTAGTCTACATCGTGACATTAGTTTGTTAGTTTGTCAATGCAAGGCACTGAATTGGAAAAAATAACGGACACTGAATGCACATTTGGATGTTGCACCCTTTGCGCGATTATGCCAATTACATGCAATGAGGTTAAATTGAAGCAATACAATTTTGAGCAATTAGTTTGTGTTATGACAAATCATTTAGGCTAAATTCTGAGATTTGATGTTGTAAAAATCGTTTGAGTTATAGCCCAGAATGTGCCAATTAATGTCCTATCAAATTGATTCAATTAGTCCTAGTTTTATTTTGCAGAGGACGTTTGGTTTACTTCCCCAAGTGTTGAGATTTAAAGCTTACCCAAGAAAGCTCTTCAAATGTAATCATATAACCTACTGCAATAAGATCACCATTGATTAAAAAGATGAAATTGGTTGATAAATATTGCAAGAAATCATCGGTCACTGCGTATGCTGATTTAGGTTGCAATGCAAGTGAAGAAAAAAATCCCGAACAAGAGAATACAGCGATGAGCGAAAATCTGATAAAGCGAGGGGTCGCTACAATATTATGGCTATTTTAGAAAAGTGTCAAGCTTCGTCCATAAAATAATGATAACACCCCCAAACATATGTGGTCCACAAAATCCTTTGAGTCTTTGTGGTGGTAAATGCCCCCCTTCACGATTATCCTAATTTATATTTTCCTTTAAACCTTCCTTTTACTCCCGCCTCAAATATCCAATATACAATTATCGGTATATTTGTCTATGCGGGCATTTTTTCATCTGTGGCGATGGGtaaattatgatttttttttcatGTTGTATTTTTTCTTTCGCTCGCAGGTTTTTTTCTTCGTTAAATATATTGCCTTCTTccgcctctcctctccactccgtAAAAACACCCCTTCCTTGGATTTTCAGAGATTTTCCTTTTTTCACTCCCTCATTCTTCTCCTGCCTTATCTTTTATTTTTACTTTCTTCCCTCTTTTCGCACCGACACGACATCGCCACTCTTTCACCGGCGGGTCTTGGAGTCGCTATTATCGGCGCTGAAGTCGCTTTCTTTCTCGGTATCTCCTGCCTCTCTCGATCTGTCCgcacaaacaaaatggcggcttgTTGTTTCTACTCCTCTGATACGGGGGAGGGTTGAGGTACAGCAACATTAGGCGTGAAGGGGGTTGGTACTCGGGTTTGCCCGGAAAATCCTTTCGAATTTTTTCGGAGCGGCAATACCAGTGTTATCATCTGTAGGGGGCAGTCGTTTTCCACcaacaaatcagaatatatttaaGAGGGCGCTTCGCTTCTATCGATACAAATAAGATTATCATTGCGGCAAACGATGCTCATATAGGCTTATATCAGGTGTCTCATTTAGGTAGATTTATGACCAACTGTTACAAATAATATAACTGAATATTCTGTTATAACAGCATTTTCAATTAGACATGACTACGTATaaaaactaacacacacacaaatatacattttgtcTTCATCAATAAACTCATATCTCAAATCCCAATATTCCTAATAAATGAGACAATTCTTGCACAATAGAGCCATTATCTAATGCTCTCCTATCCTGCAAGGAACCTGTGAAATGTATTAGTTTGTGAGAACAGACATTTTCTTTTTATAATAGAAAAGACAATGAAAACATTACCACATTCAGATCCATGAGGAATAATCACGCAGTCCTCCAGAAACCCATATAATTAATTGGGAAAACAAGTGATGCTAGTGAATACATGGTAGTGGATGTACCACAGCCTGTAGTAAATGTTTCCTGCCAGTCAAAAGATACTGTGTTAAAAAGGGGGATTTTGTGTTGTTCATTGCCAGTTATAAACTGCGGCTCAACTCTCAAAGAAGTCTAAGAAACTGGACATTATTGTGGCTGCAGCAGAAACGTTTTTGGGACTTAAggattttatactgaacaaaaaatataaacgcaacatgcaacaattgcaaagatttcactgagttacagttcatagaaggaaatcagtcaattgaaataaattcattaggccctaatctatggatttcacatgacccggcaggggcacagccaattgggagccaggcccacccactggagagccaggcccagccaatcagaatgagttttcccccacaaaagggctttaattacagacagaaatacaacCTCCCCCTTCTCAGACAATCCCCCGGCgagaagaagccagatgtggaggtcttggTCTGGCATTGTTaaacgtggtctgtggttgtgaggccggtcggatgtactgccaaattctctaaaacgatgtcggaggcggcttatggtagagaaattaacagtaaattctctggaaacagctctgtttggacattcctgcagtcagcatgccaattgcacgctccctcaaaacttgagacatctgtggcattgtgttgtgtgacaaaactgcacattttagagtagccttttattgttcccagcacaaagtgcaccagtttaatgatcatgctgtttaatcagcttcttgatatgccacacctgtcaggtggattgattatctttgcaaaggagaaatgctcactaacagagacgtaaaacacatttgtgcacaaaatttgagagcaataagctttttgtgtcTATGGAACATCTcaggaatcttttatttcagctcatgaaacatgggaccaacactttacatgttgcgtttatatttttgtttagtatacatCTGAAGCACTTGGAAGGGGTATTGGCGCCGGAAGACAGCCCGCCCTCCCAAGCTCCCCCTTAGCCTGTGTAGGGATCAGATTAGTTTATTTTTTAACAGTGAAGTTGTttgatatattttatttttggtaGTTTGTTAGTTTTTGTTGATAGTTCCGTTTTTTGGGGAAACCCTGTTTTCAtcccgcacagtaggtggcgggatGCCCATTAAATTGTGCAATCGCCAATATACCGAAGACGAACCCACTGAAATGTGACCCGTCACTCTTGAGAGGGATGAACACTCACTCTTGCTCACACTTAGCATTTGAGGAGTGTATACGGTCACACTCCAGTTGGGAGCAAGGTATATACCCTCCCCATGTCTAGTCTCTCTCCGCCCTAACTCTGTGCACATGCTCTTTCAACATCAGCAATGGTTTTGGGTGTGTCAGAGGACAGGATCAAGGGGTTTATCTCGTCTTGAATCACAACGTCGTCCTCTATTCTCACCCCAAGTCCACGGAATCGCTCTGGAACCTGGTCATCGTCCTCACATATGTACAGccctgaaagagagagatggactgGAGTGTAGTCACTTGATGCattcatgcacacacatgcattaAACACTGGAACAGTAGTGCTTCAGTGTTTGTATAGGAATCTCTGGCTGTTTCACTGGGAAGGCTGGGTTTACACTACACAAAACATTCTCCTTAGCAAAACATAAATGATGCTTGTGTAAAGTTACAAATTCTACCATGTAAACTATGTGGAGCCCACCGTGCGTGCGGTGAGTGGTGCAGTAATAAAGTGTTGCCTCTAAGGCAGAATACCCCTAGTGGAGTGTTAATCCAGCCTAAAAAGTGCACAGTTTGTCAATCAGTTGAATATgactaatatgaagaactgaactGTGTGAGTGAGAGATTGTACCCTGGCTCATGGATACAGTACCTGGCTCTATTGTGATTGCCATTCCAGGCTGGAGGGGCTGAGAGCGGGAAAGCTCAGGGGTATCGTGCACATCCATGCCCAGGTAGTGACCAACATGGTGGGGGCAGTAGCGCCTTGCCGCCTGGAAGCAGCAATACAGGTCACTGAAGCAACAAAGTACACTGCATGCTCAAGCGCTGAACTCAATGTGACTGTTTGATAGGGTCCCTTCTTTCAGTTCTTTATTTTGACatatttgtcacatacaacagataggtgcagtgaaatgtgttgttttacagggtcagccatagtagtacagcaccccaggagtaaattagggttaagtgccttgctcaagggcacagtcagatttttcaccttgtcgtctcaggtatttgaaccagcgacctttcagttactggacTAACGCTCTGATCGCTAGGCTAACTGCCATCATGGGTAGGCCTAACACTTTATAATAACGgtcagtaataaaccatttaCAAACAGTTTGCTCaacatttattaatcattactccaaCATTAGtacatcacactactacaacagtGTGATTGTTCTGGAATCAAATGTTCAATATATTTCCTTAAACATACTGTGTTGTGTTCTTATTCTTTTAACATTGACATGTTCTAGGCCAGGTTTTCCCAAACTAGATCACGACCCCATGTGTGGTCACCTGATTTGTAGTGGGATCGTGAGAGAATTCGCATTTAGTTAATAGAACCGGGGTTACATCAGTAACCACCGGTAGCTGCTAAATGCAGTTGTAATGAACAGAGcggtttctgttttcttcctacaaCCGAGTGGACAAGATTAGGCACTAAATCAGACTTGGGGTGATGTTCTTTTCTACACAGAAGATCATACAACATTATTGCCTGATAATCTTCTGAATTTCCCAATACCTTTGAtatatttcagtcatttcaaacCATACCGATTGAAATACTGTCAAAAatactgtcagactgatttgtaatagactgTCATAGCCCAATTTTAAAAAGTTTACATTGGCCGTtgattacattaaaaaaaaaaattacaaggCGGGgttactattttttatttttttttatcaaaatgggGTCGCAGGCCAaaaaagtttgagaacccctATTCTAGGCCATTTTGAGACCATCTGGTACTGCTAGAATGCCTAGCATGGCAATGGCATGTCCATCTTTtggtgagaaattacactggtcactAAACATTTATTAAGAACTATAAATCGAGAAAGCAAACAGATATCAATCACTTCGGTGCCATTGCTGAAagctcctccaccacacaccagTCTTGCTGAATGCCTTCTCTCCTACCCAGCCTCCCAACACAAGCGTCACCCAAGCAGGTGTGATACCTAGGCTACTCCTGTGGCGTGCTGCAATCCTTGTCCCCCACCTTTCGGTCTTCTCCCGACTACCACCCAGGTCTGATTATTGTGCAACCTCATAGGCCTAATATTTTAAAACGGAGTCTTAGAAAACATATGGCTATTTCTCACGTTGATCGTTAGACTACAAATGAACATGTTGCTATTGTCTACCCTAGACTCTTACACTGAGGATGATGAATTTAGGGCCCGATGCCTCATAAACGCGGTGAGATTTGAGTGTTTTTACAATGTTGCATCCTGGGAGAAACGATATGCTTTCCCAAGTATTGCACTAGAGAACTCTACTTGTTTTTCACACTCGACACGGAAAAACTGCACGCTTGCGTTACATGTCTAGATTGTTCTGTCGGTAATTAACCATGTCTCTGGAATGTACGCACCTTTTGAAATCAGTGGTGTTAAAGACTGATTCTAGTACTGTCTGAATCAAAATGTAAAATTCGATCTAGACTTGCCATTATTTTTGCtgcttttaaaaatgtttatttaacctttatttaactaagcaagtcagttaagaacaaattcttatttaaaatgacggcctaccccggccaaaccctaacccagacgacgctaggaaaattgtgcgccaccctatgggactcccaatcacggccagttgtgatacagccagaaATCAaaccagtgtctgtagtgacacctcttgcactgagatgcagtgccttagaccgctgcgccactcgggagccaattTACTGTCAGGAAATGTGCAATCAAACTCAGATCCTGACATTTCTTACCCATATGAATTAAAAAAGGTCAATGGTCTGAAGTTTCAGCACATAAATTTAAGGATTATAATGGACCtaaatggtttattactgaacgtTATTAGTATTAAAGTGTTTGTTATCCAATAGGGTTTTTGATAAACAGCATTAACCTCTAATACCCTTTCCTAGCCATTGAGTCTACGTGGTTAAGTCCCCTTAAGCCACAAAATATAACCTATTACTTTCAATTAAATATTACTATTAAAACATTTGAGTTAATAAGTGATATATTATAATTTACGTTGATGCTAAACACACTTCAGTTATCTATGCATGCATTTGATACCATTATCAGGTAACCTGGACATGGAGTTATTTTCTCCAACCATGGAACTACTTTGAGCAGAAGGACACAGCGACACTGAGCGTACCTTAAGTGCATCAGCATCACTGGTGGAGCCCTTCACGATGCCCAGCTGTTTGAGTTGGCGTCCCAGCAGAGCCAACATGGTGCTGTAGATGTGGTCCAGACTAACTCCTGGggagcacagagacagacaggccttCTGCACCTCCAACACCCCCTCATACAACTCTGCCTGGGCAGGGCTGAACCTGGGCTCACCATGCAAGAGAGGGGTAGAAAAGGAGACTTCATTAaaaggatggagagaaggagcgaATATCCAAAATGGTATCTCTGTTGATGCAACTTACTTTCCGTTCACCGGCCAGGTGCGAGTAATATCACTGACATaacaaaagtattcacaccctccATCAAGTAGCACCATCTCCCCATTCTGAGAGAAAGAAAAGACAAGGAATTGGGCAAAGTCTTGTTTGTCTGGACACAGACAGAGTTACTGGTATAGATGTAGTATGTACCATCGTGGCAAACCTGGGGTGTTAATAATTCTAAAACTTCTGACCTCAGAATTGTGGGCCCACATTCAGCAGCAACATTACATATGTCCCTTCACCTTGACAATCTGGTTGTTGTTTATGTAATGAAGTGTATTGGCTCGGTTTCCACCAGCAACCACAGGAGGATAGGCCAAGAAATTGGCTCCATGGGCACGGCACTCAAAATCAAACTAGGATTGAGAAAGAGATTCACATTAACATTTCATCATTATTGTTGCTACCATAGGTGTTAAACCATATGACAACACACCATAATTATAAAGTGTCTAAAGACCTGAAACTCACTTTAGCATACAGTAGAGCTTCATCAATGTCACCATGAGACATACCCATAGTCTTCTTGAATGCCTGAAAGAGGGGATGCAGAGGGTTTACGTGAACAGTTGAGAGTGCTTCACTCATGGCGTGTGTGAGGTGACTCACCTGTGCTGTGATGCGACCAGCCTCCTTCATAAGAGCCACCTCGGCTGGGCTCTTGAGGGCCCTGAGGGAGTGTGTAAGGGGTCTGAGAGAGCGCACCATGGGCCCCCCTTCCAACAGGGGCCAAACATGGGTCTGGTGGAGCCCAGGGTGGCAGGGCTTGGAGCCATCATACCACACAGTGCtacctgagagagagggaacaatcAGAGTAAAATTGTTAGTGATATAGTTTGTCTAATTTCTTTACATCACTTTGAAATGGTTCAAACAGTTGCATTTGTTCAGAATGAAAATTTGATCCACAATTTGGAGCTACGTTCCTCAGGCTTTTAATCCCTAATCTTTCATCCCAAGAGTAACATTTACTCTAAAATATGTATGTTCAAATGACTTTCCCCTAGTTACCCCCTACCTTTAAGGCTTTTGAGTACAAGTCCCAACTCTTCTGTGCAGTGGACCCTCTCCACCCCCGTCAACGCTGCCGCACCGTCCTTCCCTGACCTGGGCCCATCCCACAGCTCCCTGGCCGGGTCCCTGCGGGGTACAAAGAGGATGGCCTGGTCCGGGCGGCCGGTACCACACAGAACCAGGGCGCTGTCTGGCTCAAGGATGCCTGTGAGGTAGAGGAAGTCCTGGTTCTGGTGGAAGGGGTAGGGGATGTCATTGGTCATGTAGCGGATTGGGTGGGAGAGGACAATGACGAGGTGTTTGTTGGACGAAGCAGTGGGTCCCAGCCGATCTGCCTGAACCTCGATTAGAGAGGCCAGTCTTTGCCGACGGAGATCAAACTCTGTTTGGGTTAAGCCAGGGGTCACCTCACCtgtgacagagagcaggaagGGGAAGAAGTTATAAACCCACCATTCAAAACTCCCTGAAGCGACTGCACTGTACTCAGTGCAACAGTATTCATAGCCATAGTTTGTGATTGTGAATAAGATAACAATGAGCTTTGATTTCAGGTAAATGCTGTAGAGTAACTGATTGGCAGAAATGGGACATAGCTGTATGCCCATGAGTACATAAACCATTTTTTATGAAGTGTGGATGAGTGAAGGGGCTTAGCTGGCCGAGGTATCTTGGTGGAACCTTCTGCGGTTTCCACCCTCCTGGTTTAACGGAGACATTCCGGCATGGGCACCACAGATGACCTGCAGAGAGGTTACCAGTGAGGGGAAAGTTTGCTAATAAATTCACAGTTCTTTTTCACCTAGGTCTTAAAGAATCTTCCACAATCAGTTGGCCATACAAATCTACATTATTTAAGACTTATACATGACATTATAAGTTGATCCTATAATAAAGGTATGACATATTATTGGggaataacatttacatttaagtcatttagcagacgctcttatccagagcgacttacaaattggaaagttcatacatattcatcctggtccccccgtgggaattgaaccctggtccccccgtgggaattgaatccacaaccctggcgttgcaagcgccatgctctaccaactgagccacacgggaatAACATGCATTATGCCTTCCATCTTGCTGAGGCAAGCATTTGTGTTATACAATGTGAAATTAGCTTGCATAAATCATggggaagatctcaattgcatactccacGCGTCCTCTAAaccccattggatgagaaagcaagaggtccctcccctcggaccttctcctccaataggATTTGAGAAAAGGACGCCAGGAGTACACAATTGTGATCTTGACCCTGACTACAGTAGTAAGATAAGCTAATTTGTCTGGACAGTGGCAAGATATAAAAATGACCTTCTACCATTGTAATAAATTAAATACAAATAACCAAATATTTCACCACTCACCTTGACTCCAAAACTTTGAGTGTGACACCAATTGGGTAGCGGATCTGGTCAAAATGTTAGATGAGGGCAACATTGTTGCAAGTCGGTCAGACTATCAGCAACAGTTAACTCCCATCATCATGATGCCACAAGTGGTGGCGCTAAATTCTATTGAGGTATACACAATTACATCTAATATAAATACTTTAGCAGACTAAAAATCAAACAAACTATATAAAACGACTACCTCTTCATACGACAGCCAACATGTAGGAATTTGTGACTATATCATGTCGATAAATGCGTCTGTCCGTCTGCCGTGCTTGTGAGGTGACAAGTTTCAGCCTCCTCTGTAAGACAATCGTTACCATTGGTGGAAATACAATATTAGGTTTTTTGATTGGATAGCAATTATATGACCTCTTTTGTTTGCGACTTGATCCATTCACGCAGGACCTCATCGCTTGTTTTGTTTGTCATATGTTTATATCTAATTAATGCCTGcgttaaaaaaagaaaatctaCGGAACAACATACACCATCGACTAGTATTTTAAAGCGATTGTTGTGGAGGCTTGGTTGCACCCCTCTACTCGAAGCTACCCGTCGTTGAAGAGCTGTCTGGTCATACAGGTAGCTAATATAACCCTCATATACTGTGTTTTATTGGAAATAATTAGCCTTTCTggtttgttttctctttattttatcatGCATTCAAATAATCCCCACGGCATGACTAACTCGACAGAATTCCAGAATATTCTATCCTCACAATCCATGCTACATTTCTGCACGTGCCCTGGGACAAACTATGTTTTCTGAGATAAAGGAGTTAGCTAGTTTACTAATAATAGTAAATGAGGCTGTGCAGCACAAGTGTATGCTATCAATGTTCATATtt
Coding sequences within it:
- the LOC120037632 gene encoding xaa-Pro aminopeptidase 3-like isoform X1, giving the protein MVYVLMGIQLCPISANQLLYSIYLKSKLIVILFTITNYGYEYCCTEYSAVASGSFEWWVYNFFPFLLSVTGEVTPGLTQTEFDLRRQRLASLIEVQADRLGPTASSNKHLVIVLSHPIRYMTNDIPYPFHQNQDFLYLTGILEPDSALVLCGTGRPDQAILFVPRRDPARELWDGPRSGKDGAAALTGVERVHCTEELGLVLKSLKGSTVWYDGSKPCHPGLHQTHVWPLLEGGPMVRSLRPLTHSLRALKSPAEVALMKEAGRITAQAFKKTMGMSHGDIDEALLYAKFDFECRAHGANFLAYPPVVAGGNRANTLHYINNNQIVKNGEMVLLDGGCEYFCYVSDITRTWPVNGKFSPAQAELYEGVLEVQKACLSLCSPGVSLDHIYSTMLALLGRQLKQLGIVKGSTSDADALKAARRYCPHHVGHYLGMDVHDTPELSRSQPLQPGMAITIEPGLYICEDDDQVPERFRGLGVRIEDDVVIQDEINPLILSSDTPKTIADVERACAQS
- the LOC120037632 gene encoding xaa-Pro aminopeptidase 3-like isoform X2, translating into MLPSSNILTRSATQLVSHSKFWSQGHLWCPCRNVSVKPGGWKPQKVPPRYLGQLSPFTHPHFIKNGEVTPGLTQTEFDLRRQRLASLIEVQADRLGPTASSNKHLVIVLSHPIRYMTNDIPYPFHQNQDFLYLTGILEPDSALVLCGTGRPDQAILFVPRRDPARELWDGPRSGKDGAAALTGVERVHCTEELGLVLKSLKGSTVWYDGSKPCHPGLHQTHVWPLLEGGPMVRSLRPLTHSLRALKSPAEVALMKEAGRITAQAFKKTMGMSHGDIDEALLYAKFDFECRAHGANFLAYPPVVAGGNRANTLHYINNNQIVKNGEMVLLDGGCEYFCYVSDITRTWPVNGKFSPAQAELYEGVLEVQKACLSLCSPGVSLDHIYSTMLALLGRQLKQLGIVKGSTSDADALKAARRYCPHHVGHYLGMDVHDTPELSRSQPLQPGMAITIEPGLYICEDDDQVPERFRGLGVRIEDDVVIQDEINPLILSSDTPKTIADVERACAQS